From the genome of Papaver somniferum cultivar HN1 chromosome 2, ASM357369v1, whole genome shotgun sequence, one region includes:
- the LOC113353777 gene encoding external alternative NAD(P)H-ubiquinone oxidoreductase B3, mitochondrial-like — translation MRILSSFVEKGSRFYKDHPRYFKILVVAAVSGGSLLAYSSSNSSSHHVTGDSESKKKRIVVLGTGWGASSYLKNLDLASYDVQVVAPRNYFAFTPLLPSVTCGTVEARSIVEPIRNIIKRGGESATFWEAECFKIDAKEKKVHCRPVQKSESKDKEEIIMDYDYLIVAVGARVNTFNTPGVEENCHFLKEVEDAQRIRRSVIDCFEKASLPNISEEEKKKHLHFVVVGGGPTGVEFAASLHDFVKEDISRLYPKVKDFVKITLLEAGDHILTMFDKRITAFAEEKFKRDGIDLKTGSMVVEVTNNAIRTKERSSGEVSSVPYGMAVWSTGIGTRPLISEFMQQIGQTTRRVLATDEWLRVQGSDCIYALGDCASINQRRIMEDIAVIFSKTDKDNSGKLTVKQFQDVITDICERYPQVKLYLKNKKLKGISDLLKDSEGKNNSTELDIEKFKSALSQVDSEMKMLPATGQVAAQEGVYLANCFNQMAEREKNPVGPPRIRGEGRHRFHPFRYKHLGQFAPLGGEQTAAQLPGDWVSIGHSSQWLWYSVYASKQVSWRTRTMVVSDWMRRFIFGRDSSRI, via the exons ATGAGAATCTTATCATCATTCGTTGAGAAAGGTTCTCGATTTTATAAAGATCATCCTCGTTATTTCAAGATACTTGTTGTAGCCGCAGTCAG TGGTGGTAGTCTTCTGGCCTACTCTAGTTCAAACTCGTCGTCCCATCATGTGACTGGCGATTCagagtccaaaaagaaaagaattgtAGTGCTTGGAACTGGATGGGGAGCCTCGAGTTACTTGAAGAATCTTGATTTAGCCTCCTATGATGTTCAGGTGGTGGCACCTCGTAACTATTTTGCGTTCACCCCATTATTACCAAGTGTCACATGTGGCACAGTGGAAGCACGCAGTATTGTCGAGCCAATTCGCAACATTATTAAGCGG GGGGGAGAGTCAGCTACATTTTGGGAAGCTGAATGTTTTAAGATtgatgcaaaagaaaagaaggtaCACTGTCGGCCTGTTCAAAAGTCAGAATCAAAAGACAAGGAAGAAATTATTATGGATTATGACTACTTGATTGTAGCAGTGGGAGCTCGTGTAAATACGTTCAACACTCCGGGTGTTGAGGAGAACTGCCACTTTTTGAAG GAAGTAGAGGATGCTCAGAGAATCCGCAGgagtgtgattgattgtttcgAAAAAGCCAGCCTTCCCAATATAAgtgaggaagagaagaagaagcaccTTCATTTTGTAGTTGTTGGAGGTGGTCCAACAGGTGTGGAGTTTGCTGCATCGCTTCATGACTTCGTCAAGGAAGATATAAGCAGATTATACCCTAAAGttaaagattttgtgaaaatcaCACTTCTTGAGGCAGGGGATCACATTTTGACCAT GTTTGACAAGAGAATCACTGCTTTTGCTGAAGAGAAGTTCAAGAGAGATGGTATTGATCTGAAGACCGGGTCTATGGTCGTGGAAGTAACTAATAATGCCATTCGTACAAAAGAAAGGTCAAGTGGAGAGGTATCTTCAGTACCTTACGGAATGGCTGTCTGGTCAACTGGTATCGGAACCCGACCTTTGATTTCTGAATTCATGCAGCAGATTGGTCAG ACAACCAGGCGTGTTTTAGCAACTGATGAGTGGCTACGAGTCCAGGGAAGTGATTGCATTTATGCCCTTGGTGATTGTGCATCTATTAATCAGCGAAGAATCATG GAAGACATAGCGGTAATATTCAGTAAGACGGACAAAGATAATTCTGGTAAATTAACTGTTAAACAATTCCAAGATGTCATTACCGATATATGTGAAAGGTACCCGCAAGTGAAGCTCTATTTGAAGAATAAAAAGTTGAAAGGTATCTCTGACCTTCTGAAAGATTCTGAAGGGAAGAATAATAGTACTGAGTTGGATATTGAAAAGTTCAAGTCAGCTCTTTCCCAAGTAGATTCAGAGATGAAAATGCTTCCTGCAACTGGTCAG gttgCTGCTCAAGAAGGAGTATATCTGGCTAACTGTTTCAACCAGATGGCTGAGCGCGAAAAGAATCCAGTAGGCCCTCCTAGAATCAGGGGTGAAGGACGTCACAGGTTCCATCCATTTAG GTACAAACATTTGGGGCAGTTTGCTCCACTTGGAGGAGAGCAAACAGCAGCACAACTACCTGGTGATTGGGTTTCGATTGGTCACAGTTCTCAGTGGCTTTGGTATTCTGTTTATGCAAG CAAGCAAGTAAGTTGGCGTACTAGGACGATGGTGGTGTCTGACTGGATGAGGCGGTTCATTTTCGGGAGGGACTCAAGTCGTATTTGA